One Spiroplasma sp. NBRC 100390 DNA window includes the following coding sequences:
- a CDS encoding ABC transporter permease: MSNDLSTSQLAVIGKNLYNTNISFRFSEQLKIASNNKNLSYGLNNINYINPNQTIDVTKAESSYFSLRGTNDSYQIYLDSTQDPAYNGKWLASNSSNPYFVEQLKATGNVVLNFTSNILPSSDYFLSQADYVELLGYLTNRDGLIPFVSSPDNPHLATDTNVFTNAYQNFAQNQARIYQLELRLLNSVIIGSVADRAIMNETMQVYDIFKAENFYIQSDRPYYWTTPIMVKGDYQTFLNYDAASDYPPIIINNSYASHNKIKIGDLFTIYGFKYRVVGFGTNAYVNSASNESSFIYNPYLWIRGDEYDRLQQNMAAAARIMSSGVTINAALVKDQWNNNFLTTKNSWSDMANVYDNANFSYSTGTYSPLNHMKELITNKEEIIWSILVAISLLLVISSFIMISMIVNKLLFVNRGIIGNLKAQGYGTGTIAFLLLSCFLLLMFVIASLSLITSWIFAFILNITYQGFLEFTTYISIPPWWLIVGTYLFPSLVVCAYAFLFIIIEVSRPTLVLLKPKVVKTHIPKINFLHLNFKYKISLKFALDAKWKLLLTIVVTTLTGAMLFTGLTTIINFSQINLNLKADTNWKYVYRYDTNYNYTANQTPPYDYLVYENPTTVKDPNVSGYLLLNPQQRVFTQEMVLKKYASVGTSPPVCGPFVGGSAVIPSLKHLWFKANSYEWYLQNCKNTKYYDQITKFIQGSVYEYFINELSHEDGIITIGYQPIIYGPYQSEIFADTQSLYAQEAINYHNLEQFLTSYQTENSGSTIDLSIPTFYRNFISGEKLKSLSGNAIEFYDYKNNTNLFYPNVEKKTDISWFFNKITSFDQSGDPDSLLRAAQTDRFSSKVNYAILQVNEMKKLIQSKNWFHSKDPSWDPTKYRVQLYPIIINKAYQFLNGINIGDILVSNFNDKAVTFYVVTDQFDNGMKNMFLINRYNNQHLTPKWLTTLYSSLVQNETYHYIGVYEKNNNYNVLPDPSQYQPSPIYNGTQNLKILLQQTVNLQIILFLIYLLILVASIIACIFQIFIITNIILKDNLKVLNSFKALGYSDLWIFNRMFLIYLPIILISWVISIPIGAMVISLIRYQIVYNMLSYVSGTVNIGDYLISFLGLLVMFIVAFVLNKRFMNRRYPILKTMNWV, encoded by the coding sequence ATGTCAAATGATTTAAGTACTAGTCAATTAGCTGTGATTGGGAAAAACTTATATAATACCAATATTTCTTTTCGATTTAGTGAGCAATTAAAAATTGCTTCAAATAATAAAAATTTATCATATGGATTAAATAATATTAATTATATTAATCCTAATCAAACCATTGATGTTACTAAAGCAGAGAGTTCTTATTTTTCATTAAGAGGAACAAATGATAGTTATCAAATTTATTTAGATTCAACACAAGATCCCGCATATAACGGGAAATGACTTGCGTCAAATAGTTCGAATCCTTATTTTGTTGAGCAACTAAAAGCAACGGGGAATGTTGTTTTAAATTTTACGAGTAATATTTTACCTAGTAGTGATTATTTTTTAAGTCAAGCCGACTATGTTGAACTACTAGGATATTTAACCAATCGTGATGGGTTAATTCCCTTTGTTAGTTCTCCGGATAATCCACATTTAGCGACTGATACTAATGTTTTTACTAATGCTTATCAAAATTTTGCGCAAAATCAAGCGCGGATTTATCAGTTAGAATTACGGTTATTAAATTCGGTAATTATTGGTTCGGTTGCTGATCGGGCAATTATGAATGAAACAATGCAAGTTTATGATATTTTTAAAGCAGAAAACTTTTATATTCAAAGTGATCGGCCATATTATTGAACAACCCCAATTATGGTTAAGGGTGACTATCAAACTTTTTTAAATTATGATGCAGCAAGTGATTATCCCCCAATTATTATTAATAATTCTTATGCTTCGCATAATAAAATTAAAATTGGTGATCTTTTTACAATTTATGGGTTTAAATATCGCGTTGTTGGATTTGGAACTAATGCTTATGTTAATAGTGCTTCAAATGAATCATCATTTATTTATAATCCGTACTTATGAATTCGTGGTGATGAATATGATCGTTTACAACAGAATATGGCAGCAGCGGCGCGGATTATGAGTAGCGGGGTAACAATTAATGCCGCGCTTGTAAAAGACCAATGAAACAATAATTTTTTAACAACAAAAAATAGTTGAAGTGATATGGCAAATGTTTATGATAATGCTAATTTTTCATATTCGACGGGGACTTATAGCCCATTAAATCATATGAAAGAATTGATTACAAATAAAGAGGAAATTATTTGGTCAATTTTAGTTGCGATTTCATTATTATTGGTAATTTCATCGTTTATTATGATTAGTATGATTGTAAATAAATTGTTATTTGTTAACCGTGGCATTATTGGAAATTTAAAAGCCCAAGGATATGGAACAGGAACAATTGCCTTTTTACTTTTATCTTGTTTCCTATTACTAATGTTTGTGATTGCTTCTTTATCACTAATAACTAGTTGGATTTTTGCTTTCATTTTAAATATTACATACCAAGGGTTCTTAGAATTTACTACTTATATTTCGATTCCACCTTGGTGACTAATTGTTGGAACATATTTATTTCCGAGTTTAGTTGTTTGTGCTTATGCTTTTTTATTTATCATTATTGAAGTGTCACGGCCAACCTTAGTCTTGTTGAAACCAAAAGTGGTGAAAACACACATTCCAAAAATTAATTTTTTACATTTAAATTTTAAATATAAGATTAGTCTTAAATTTGCCTTAGATGCAAAATGAAAATTATTATTAACGATTGTTGTAACAACTTTGACAGGAGCAATGCTATTTACTGGTTTAACAACTATTATTAATTTTAGTCAAATTAATCTTAATTTAAAAGCAGATACAAATTGAAAATATGTTTATCGTTATGATACAAACTATAATTATACTGCTAATCAAACACCACCATACGATTACTTGGTGTATGAGAATCCAACGACGGTTAAAGACCCTAATGTCTCGGGTTATCTTTTGTTAAACCCGCAACAAAGAGTTTTTACCCAAGAAATGGTTTTAAAAAAATATGCTAGTGTTGGAACATCACCACCTGTGTGTGGGCCATTTGTTGGTGGTAGTGCTGTGATTCCTTCTTTAAAACATTTATGGTTTAAAGCTAATTCCTATGAATGATATTTACAAAATTGTAAAAATACAAAATATTATGATCAAATTACAAAGTTTATTCAAGGGTCAGTTTATGAGTATTTTATTAACGAGTTAAGTCATGAAGATGGAATTATTACAATAGGTTATCAACCAATTATTTATGGACCATATCAATCCGAAATTTTTGCTGATACACAAAGTCTTTATGCTCAAGAAGCAATTAACTATCATAATCTAGAACAATTCTTAACAAGTTATCAAACGGAAAATAGTGGGTCAACAATTGATTTATCAATTCCAACTTTTTATCGTAATTTTATTAGTGGTGAAAAGCTAAAATCTTTATCAGGTAATGCCATTGAGTTTTATGATTATAAAAATAATACTAATTTATTTTATCCAAATGTTGAAAAGAAAACAGATATTAGTTGATTCTTTAATAAAATAACAAGTTTTGATCAAAGCGGTGATCCAGATAGTTTATTACGAGCAGCCCAAACTGATCGTTTTAGTTCAAAAGTTAATTACGCTATTTTACAAGTTAATGAAATGAAAAAACTAATTCAAAGTAAAAACTGGTTCCATAGTAAGGACCCAAGTTGAGACCCAACTAAGTACCGTGTTCAACTATATCCAATTATTATTAACAAAGCGTATCAGTTTTTAAATGGAATTAATATTGGTGATATTTTAGTAAGTAATTTTAACGATAAAGCCGTTACTTTCTATGTTGTTACTGATCAGTTTGATAATGGGATGAAAAATATGTTTCTAATTAATCGGTATAATAATCAACATTTAACACCAAAATGGTTAACAACATTATATTCATCGTTAGTTCAAAATGAAACATATCATTATATTGGGGTTTATGAAAAAAATAATAATTATAATGTTTTACCTGATCCTTCCCAATATCAACCGTCACCAATTTACAATGGAACTCAAAATTTAAAAATATTATTGCAACAAACAGTTAATTTACAAATTATTTTGTTCTTAATTTATTTATTAATTCTTGTTGCATCAATTATTGCTTGTATTTTCCAAATCTTTATTATTACTAATATTATTTTAAAAGACAATTTAAAAGTTTTAAATAGTTTTAAAGCGTTAGGATACTCTGATCTTTGAATCTTTAACCGAATGTTTTTAATTTATTTACCAATTATTTTAATTAGTTGAGTAATTTCAATTCCAATTGGGGCGATGGTTATCAGTTTAATTCGTTATCAAATTGTCTATAATATGTTATCTTATGTTTCAGGAACGGTTAATATTGGTGACTATTTAATTAGCTTTTTAGGGTTATTAGTAATGTTTATTGTTGCTTTTGTGTTGAATAAACGATTTATGAATCGACGTTATCCAATCTTAAAAACAATGAACTGAGTTTAA
- the rnc gene encoding ribonuclease III, producing the protein MQFINKKPEQLFAELKDFFKQYNIRIKEKKYYLEALTHNSYANENNLNYTYQRMEFLGDAILAKEISLYLFLTFPDKNEGEITNLRSKVVREGTLAELVRQMNWAPFLLLGKGEIKTKGYEKNRILADIYESMLAALYLDLGEETVRAFIDQTLIKMVSNPGFFDQIRDYKTELQEFLQAGDVRTLEYKLVKESPPLEGNRVLYTVIAEIDGIRYGEGHGYTHKEAEQLAARDALQKLAKNPKYNFEK; encoded by the coding sequence ATGCAGTTTATAAATAAAAAACCCGAGCAATTATTTGCTGAATTAAAAGATTTTTTTAAACAATATAATATTCGAATTAAAGAAAAAAAATATTATTTAGAAGCGTTAACACATAATTCTTATGCTAATGAAAATAATTTAAATTATACTTATCAACGCATGGAATTTTTGGGTGATGCTATTTTAGCAAAAGAAATTTCATTATATCTATTTTTAACTTTTCCTGACAAAAATGAGGGAGAAATTACTAATTTACGTAGTAAAGTAGTTCGTGAAGGGACATTAGCAGAATTAGTCCGTCAAATGAACTGAGCTCCTTTTTTGTTGTTAGGGAAAGGAGAGATTAAAACAAAAGGGTACGAAAAAAATCGAATTTTAGCAGATATTTATGAATCAATGTTAGCAGCATTGTACCTTGATTTAGGAGAAGAAACAGTTCGTGCTTTTATTGATCAAACTTTAATTAAAATGGTTTCCAATCCGGGTTTTTTTGATCAAATTCGAGATTATAAAACTGAGTTACAAGAATTTTTACAAGCTGGTGATGTGCGAACATTAGAATATAAGTTAGTAAAAGAATCACCACCATTAGAGGGCAATCGAGTATTATATACTGTGATAGCAGAAATTGATGGAATTCGTTATGGGGAAGGCCATGGTTATACGCATAAAGAAGCAGAACAATTAGCAGCGCGAGACGCGTTACAAAAATTAGCAAAAAATCCAAAATATAACTTTGAAAAATAA
- the plsX gene encoding phosphate acyltransferase PlsX, with translation MSKIAIDMMGTDLGIDPIIGALKIFMKKYQDVTFVLVGSESEIQMAATKAKLDATRYEIVATTEVILMTEGLMEVRRKPGSSMVRAAELLRDQKVDAFLSGGSTAAFLAACHFIVGEIPGISRPAFMPFIPTIKKGKSVLMLDVGANLENDAQDLVNFAIMASVYAQAIMNNPAPTVAILNIGEEASKGKDYHKEAYKLLAENNKVNFKGNIEPRDITSNLVDIIVTDGFTGNITLKTLEGMAKNLMGVIKHELTKNLYRKLKALSLRKAFRGVRETFDYRNNASALVLGLKAIAIKTHGSSDEKSWISTLEMARTAIVNDFVQKMTVKLLKED, from the coding sequence ATGAGTAAAATTGCGATTGATATGATGGGAACCGATTTAGGAATTGATCCAATTATTGGGGCTTTAAAAATCTTTATGAAAAAATATCAAGATGTTACATTTGTTCTAGTTGGAAGTGAAAGTGAAATTCAAATGGCAGCAACTAAAGCAAAATTAGATGCAACAAGATATGAAATTGTTGCAACAACGGAAGTTATTTTAATGACAGAAGGTTTAATGGAAGTTCGTCGTAAACCAGGTAGTTCAATGGTTCGTGCTGCTGAATTATTACGTGATCAAAAAGTAGATGCGTTTCTTTCGGGTGGGTCAACTGCAGCTTTCTTAGCGGCGTGTCACTTTATTGTTGGTGAAATTCCTGGAATTTCTCGCCCAGCTTTTATGCCCTTTATTCCAACCATTAAAAAAGGAAAATCAGTTTTAATGTTAGATGTGGGGGCTAATTTGGAAAATGATGCACAGGATCTTGTTAATTTTGCCATTATGGCTAGTGTTTATGCGCAAGCAATTATGAATAATCCAGCGCCAACAGTTGCTATTTTAAATATTGGAGAAGAGGCATCAAAAGGGAAAGATTATCATAAGGAAGCTTATAAATTGTTAGCAGAAAATAATAAAGTTAACTTTAAAGGAAATATTGAACCACGAGATATTACAAGTAATCTTGTTGATATTATTGTAACGGATGGTTTTACGGGTAACATTACTTTAAAAACCTTAGAAGGAATGGCAAAAAACTTAATGGGCGTTATTAAACACGAATTAACTAAAAATCTTTATCGTAAATTAAAAGCATTATCGCTTCGTAAAGCATTCCGCGGTGTTCGCGAAACATTTGATTATCGAAATAATGCTTCAGCGTTAGTTCTAGGATTAAAGGCAATTGCCATTAAAACGCATGGTAGCAGTGATGAGAAATCATGAATTAGTACATTAGAAATGGCGCGTACTGCAATTGTTAATGACTTTGTCCAAAAAATGACAGTAAAATTGCTAAAGGAGGATTAA
- a CDS encoding polyribonucleotide nucleotidyltransferase has product MAKQVFKKIINNRPLIVEYGQLAKQASGAVLIRYGETVVLVTATVSNKVSETDFFPLTVVFQEKLYSVGKIPGGFLKREGKPSEYGTLSARVIDRALRPLFSENFRNEVQIVINVLAVDNDSDVRIASLFGASLALGISKIPFAGPVAGALLTVDQNQNIIVDPTLEQLNTGQMELIVAGTADAINMVEAGAKEVSETIMLEAILRGHKVIAELVAFQHEIIAKVGQPKMDVTLFTVRREIIDYVKEHYATKLIAAAQIKEKVVRYETIQVLTEQALEHYPIAKEMTEKEQQRIISELKTALHAVVRQEVRRQILIDKTRLDGRHLDEIRPLTSEIDVLPVVHGSALFARGETQVLSVVTLGALGENQIIDGITDEDGKRFMHHYNFPPFSVGETGRMGPPSRREIGHGALGEKALLQIIPSEKVFPYTIRIVSEVLESNGSTSQASICAATLALMAAGVPITAPVVGIAMGLVKEDDNYTILTDIQGMEDHLGDMDFKVAGTAKGICALQMDIKIAGINEAILQEALLAAKKARLQILDNVLATIAVPRTQLAPTAPKMKTFMIPVDKIREVIGPGGKMITAIIEKADDVKIDIEDDGQVTIYHKDYPAIEKAYELIKAIAMPVEIGTEITGPVVKIEKFGAFVNLKENVDGLIHISKLAEKRVEKTEDIVQLNDFVKVKVLEVDSKGKIKLQLLEVLPKK; this is encoded by the coding sequence ATGGCAAAACAAGTATTTAAAAAGATAATTAATAATCGTCCGTTGATTGTTGAATATGGGCAATTAGCAAAACAGGCAAGTGGGGCTGTTTTAATCCGTTATGGTGAAACAGTAGTCTTAGTAACCGCAACAGTTAGTAATAAGGTTAGTGAAACTGATTTTTTTCCATTAACAGTTGTTTTTCAAGAAAAATTATATTCGGTTGGAAAAATCCCAGGGGGATTTTTAAAACGAGAAGGGAAACCATCAGAATATGGAACCTTGTCAGCACGGGTGATTGATCGTGCTTTACGACCATTATTTTCAGAAAATTTTCGAAATGAAGTCCAAATTGTTATTAATGTTTTAGCTGTTGATAACGATAGTGATGTTCGAATTGCTAGTTTATTTGGGGCATCATTAGCACTTGGAATTTCAAAAATTCCGTTTGCTGGACCAGTAGCAGGAGCATTGTTAACAGTTGATCAAAATCAGAATATTATTGTTGATCCAACCTTAGAACAGTTAAATACTGGCCAAATGGAATTAATTGTAGCAGGAACTGCTGATGCAATTAATATGGTAGAAGCTGGGGCGAAAGAAGTTTCAGAAACAATAATGTTAGAAGCAATTTTAAGGGGGCATAAGGTAATTGCTGAATTAGTTGCCTTTCAACATGAAATAATTGCTAAAGTTGGTCAACCAAAAATGGATGTCACATTATTTACTGTTCGTCGCGAAATTATTGATTATGTTAAGGAACATTATGCGACAAAATTAATTGCTGCGGCACAAATTAAGGAAAAAGTTGTCCGTTATGAAACAATTCAAGTTTTAACAGAACAAGCCTTGGAACACTATCCTATTGCAAAGGAGATGACCGAAAAAGAACAGCAACGAATTATTTCAGAATTAAAAACAGCATTGCATGCTGTTGTTCGTCAAGAAGTTCGTCGTCAAATTTTAATTGATAAAACAAGATTAGATGGTCGCCATCTTGATGAAATTCGACCTTTAACTAGTGAAATTGATGTCTTACCAGTTGTTCATGGGAGTGCTTTATTTGCCCGGGGTGAAACACAGGTCTTGTCGGTTGTGACATTAGGGGCCTTAGGGGAAAATCAAATTATTGATGGTATTACTGATGAAGATGGCAAACGCTTTATGCACCATTATAATTTCCCCCCCTTTTCTGTTGGTGAAACAGGACGAATGGGGCCACCATCGCGGCGTGAAATTGGCCATGGGGCCTTAGGAGAAAAAGCATTGTTACAAATTATTCCTAGTGAAAAGGTCTTTCCATATACAATTCGAATTGTTTCAGAAGTATTAGAATCAAATGGTAGTACTTCGCAAGCTTCAATTTGTGCGGCAACCTTGGCTTTAATGGCGGCGGGGGTTCCGATTACAGCACCAGTGGTAGGAATTGCAATGGGGTTAGTAAAAGAAGATGATAATTATACTATTTTAACTGATATTCAAGGGATGGAAGATCATCTTGGCGATATGGATTTTAAAGTAGCAGGAACAGCAAAAGGGATTTGTGCCTTGCAAATGGATATTAAAATTGCGGGTATTAATGAAGCAATTTTACAAGAAGCGTTATTAGCAGCAAAAAAAGCGCGCCTACAAATTCTTGATAATGTTTTAGCAACGATTGCTGTGCCACGAACACAGTTAGCACCAACGGCACCGAAGATGAAAACATTTATGATTCCAGTTGATAAAATTCGAGAAGTGATTGGTCCTGGTGGTAAGATGATTACAGCCATTATTGAAAAAGCCGATGATGTTAAAATTGACATTGAAGATGATGGACAGGTAACAATTTATCATAAGGATTATCCTGCAATTGAAAAAGCTTATGAATTAATAAAAGCGATTGCGATGCCAGTTGAAATTGGAACTGAAATAACAGGACCTGTTGTTAAAATTGAAAAGTTTGGGGCCTTTGTTAATTTAAAAGAAAATGTTGATGGTTTAATTCATATTTCAAAATTAGCAGAAAAACGGGTTGAAAAAACAGAAGATATTGTGCAATTGAATGATTTTGTTAAAGTTAAAGTTTTAGAAGTTGATAGTAAAGGAAAGATTAAGTTACAATTACTTGAAGTTTTACCAAAAAAATAA
- a CDS encoding rhodanese-like domain-containing protein, with product MKQHSVYIDNQTFETLKEQAYLLDVRTNVEFKTLSQIPNSTNVYIFDLLQRPNYYLPNKEQLIITLCNGGNRSSEAALELRQLGYSNVYVLTTGIYGYYRWKEHKKNK from the coding sequence ATGAAACAGCACTCAGTTTATATTGATAATCAAACCTTTGAAACATTAAAAGAACAGGCCTACTTGTTAGATGTTCGAACTAATGTCGAATTTAAAACTTTGTCTCAAATACCAAATTCAACAAATGTTTATATCTTTGACTTATTACAACGCCCAAATTATTATTTACCAAATAAAGAACAACTAATCATTACCTTGTGCAACGGTGGTAACCGTAGTAGTGAAGCAGCATTAGAATTACGCCAGCTTGGTTATTCTAATGTTTATGTTTTAACAACTGGCATTTATGGTTATTATCGCTGAAAAGAACATAAAAAGAATAAATAA
- the dnaJ gene encoding molecular chaperone DnaJ has protein sequence MGKRDYYDVLGVNRNATDDEIKRAFRQLAKKYHPDVSKEKDAEAKFKEVNEAYEVLSDPNKRRNYDQFGHAGNDPNSFGGFGGFSQGFSSGGDFEDIFSGGFGDIFENFFGGGAKKRRGFSNQPIKGENVAARVTVTLKEQMFGKTVKLDLNVDKTCEACDGTGAKDPKKDIHTCTTCDGYGYVNIEQRSLFGVIQSQQPCPDCKGRGKVVTSKCPKCKGQGHYRGKEVVEIELPKSIYENQQLRIREKGNYGLNSGPRGDLYLEISVKPNKYFKRVNDNLHLDLPVSYLDALLGAEIKVPTFDGDVHLKLPANTKTNSVFSIPNHGFFKSPTSSRRGDLIVNVIVAIPTKLSTEEKTKLQELKDISSFQITDNFYEDL, from the coding sequence ATGGGGAAACGAGACTATTATGATGTACTAGGTGTAAACCGAAATGCAACCGATGATGAAATTAAGCGGGCATTTCGGCAACTAGCAAAAAAATACCACCCGGATGTTTCAAAAGAAAAAGACGCTGAAGCAAAATTTAAAGAAGTTAATGAAGCTTATGAAGTATTATCTGATCCAAATAAACGTCGGAACTATGATCAGTTTGGCCATGCTGGAAATGATCCAAATAGTTTTGGTGGTTTTGGTGGCTTTAGTCAAGGCTTTAGTAGTGGTGGTGATTTTGAAGATATTTTTTCTGGTGGTTTTGGTGATATTTTTGAAAACTTTTTTGGTGGTGGTGCTAAGAAACGTCGTGGATTTAGTAACCAACCAATTAAAGGAGAAAATGTTGCAGCACGTGTTACAGTTACTTTAAAGGAACAAATGTTTGGAAAAACAGTCAAACTTGATTTGAATGTTGATAAAACTTGTGAAGCCTGTGATGGGACAGGGGCAAAAGATCCGAAAAAAGATATTCACACTTGTACAACTTGTGATGGATATGGATATGTCAATATTGAACAACGTAGTTTGTTTGGAGTAATTCAATCCCAACAACCTTGTCCTGATTGTAAGGGGCGTGGAAAAGTTGTTACAAGTAAATGTCCAAAATGTAAAGGGCAAGGTCATTATCGTGGGAAAGAAGTTGTTGAAATTGAACTACCAAAATCAATTTATGAAAACCAACAATTACGAATTCGGGAAAAAGGAAATTATGGTTTAAATAGTGGCCCTCGTGGCGATCTTTATTTAGAAATTTCCGTTAAACCAAATAAATATTTTAAACGAGTTAATGATAATTTACACTTAGATTTACCGGTTTCTTATTTAGATGCATTATTGGGGGCTGAAATTAAAGTGCCAACTTTTGATGGTGATGTTCATTTAAAATTACCAGCAAACACAAAAACAAATAGTGTTTTTAGTATTCCAAACCATGGTTTTTTTAAAAGTCCAACATCTAGTAGACGTGGTGATTTAATTGTTAATGTTATCGTTGCAATTCCTACTAAACTATCTACTGAGGAAAAAACAAAACTGCAAGAATTAAAAGATATTAGTTCATTTCAAATTACCGATAATTTCTATGAAGATTTATAG
- the dnaK gene encoding molecular chaperone DnaK, translating into MSKIIGIDLGTTNSCVAVMEGNEFKVLENPEGQRTTPSVVSFKNDEIIVGDAAKRQAVTNPNTISSIKRKMGTADKVHVNSKDYSPEQISAEILRYLKSYAEKKLGQKVSKAVITVPAYFNDAQRQATKDAGKIAGLDVERIINEPTAAALAYGIDKVDKEQKVLVYDLGGGTFDVSILDLADGTFEVLSTAGDNHLGGDDFDDVIIKWMVEEFKKDNNIDLKTDKMAMQRLKEEAEKAKKNLSSQLQTEIAAPFITARDGNPLHLNLTLTRAKFDEMTKSLVDRTVEPVRKALTDAKLKASELDQVLLVGGSTRIPAVQEVIKRELGKEPNRTINPDEVVAIGAAIQGGVLAGDVKDVLLLDVTPLSLGIETLGGVSTVLIPRNTTIPTSKAQVFSTAADNQPAVDIHVLQGERKMAGDNKTLGRFQLSGIDPAPKGMPQIEVKFSIDANGIVSVTAKDLKTNKEQSVTITNGGGLTDEEIQRMVDEAEKNKDKDEQKLKNIELRNKAESYVAIISQALETNKDKMDAEQLKTSEEMVKEIKELLEKEDYAGLEAKMAGLEQAMADASKYMNDHQGEQSEPEITDDDEKKDK; encoded by the coding sequence ATGTCAAAAATTATTGGAATTGATTTAGGAACAACAAATTCATGTGTTGCTGTTATGGAAGGAAACGAATTTAAAGTTTTAGAAAACCCAGAAGGGCAACGTACAACACCATCGGTTGTTTCATTTAAAAATGATGAAATTATTGTTGGAGATGCTGCGAAACGTCAAGCAGTAACTAACCCAAACACAATTAGTTCAATTAAAAGAAAGATGGGGACAGCTGATAAAGTTCATGTTAATAGCAAAGATTACAGTCCGGAACAAATTTCAGCAGAAATCTTACGTTACTTAAAAAGTTATGCTGAAAAAAAATTAGGGCAAAAAGTATCAAAAGCAGTTATTACTGTTCCAGCATATTTTAATGATGCGCAACGCCAAGCAACAAAAGATGCCGGAAAAATTGCGGGATTAGATGTTGAACGAATTATTAACGAGCCAACCGCAGCGGCGTTAGCTTATGGAATTGATAAAGTTGATAAAGAACAAAAAGTGTTAGTTTATGACTTAGGAGGAGGAACATTTGACGTTTCAATCTTAGATTTAGCTGACGGAACTTTTGAGGTTTTATCAACTGCTGGTGATAACCATTTAGGAGGGGATGACTTTGATGATGTTATCATTAAATGAATGGTTGAAGAATTTAAAAAGGATAATAACATTGATTTAAAAACAGATAAAATGGCAATGCAACGGTTAAAAGAAGAAGCTGAAAAGGCAAAGAAAAATCTGTCTTCACAATTACAAACAGAAATTGCGGCACCTTTTATTACTGCTCGTGATGGAAATCCATTACACTTAAATTTAACTTTAACAAGAGCAAAATTTGACGAAATGACAAAAAGCCTTGTTGACCGTACCGTTGAACCTGTTCGTAAAGCATTAACTGATGCAAAATTAAAAGCTAGTGAGCTAGACCAAGTATTATTAGTTGGTGGAAGTACAAGAATTCCAGCTGTACAAGAAGTTATTAAACGTGAATTAGGAAAAGAACCAAACCGTACGATTAATCCTGATGAAGTTGTTGCAATTGGAGCAGCAATTCAAGGAGGAGTTTTAGCGGGTGATGTAAAAGATGTTTTATTATTAGATGTAACACCATTATCATTAGGAATTGAAACATTAGGAGGAGTATCAACTGTGTTAATCCCTCGAAATACAACAATTCCAACTTCAAAAGCACAAGTGTTTTCAACTGCTGCTGATAACCAACCGGCGGTTGACATTCATGTTTTACAAGGAGAACGTAAAATGGCTGGTGATAATAAAACATTGGGTCGTTTCCAATTATCAGGAATTGACCCCGCACCAAAAGGAATGCCACAAATTGAAGTTAAGTTCTCAATTGATGCTAACGGAATTGTGTCAGTAACAGCAAAAGATTTAAAAACAAACAAAGAACAATCTGTTACAATTACTAATGGTGGTGGATTAACCGATGAAGAAATTCAACGTATGGTTGATGAAGCTGAAAAAAATAAAGATAAAGATGAACAAAAATTAAAAAACATTGAATTACGTAATAAAGCTGAATCATATGTTGCGATAATTAGTCAAGCATTAGAAACAAACAAAGATAAAATGGATGCTGAACAATTAAAAACATCTGAAGAAATGGTTAAAGAAATTAAAGAGTTATTAGAAAAAGAAGATTATGCCGGATTAGAAGCAAAAATGGCGGGGCTTGAACAAGCAATGGCTGATGCTTCAAAATATATGAATGATCACCAAGGTGAACAATCTGAACCAGAAATTACTGATGATGATGAAAAGAAAGATAAATAA